In one window of Meiothermus sp. DNA:
- a CDS encoding ABC transporter ATP-binding protein has product MILLEDLSKRYGPFVALDGLNLEVRPGETLALLGPNGAGKSTTIKALVGLLRPSRGRALVNGVDVWKDPVRAKAQFGYVPDRPYLYGKLSGLELLRFAAGVYRLPKAQAEARIEELLVQFRLDRFASSLIETYSHGMRQKLSLALSLLHAPQALILDEPMVGLDPHATRLVKDLLHAYSKDGRAVLYATHQLHLAEQVADRVALVHRGRLLALGSPKELLHQHGSADLEEFFLRLTEDANQPESVLV; this is encoded by the coding sequence ATGATCCTGCTCGAAGACCTCAGCAAGCGGTACGGCCCGTTTGTGGCGCTGGATGGCCTGAATCTCGAGGTGCGTCCCGGCGAAACCCTGGCCCTTTTGGGGCCCAACGGGGCCGGCAAAAGTACGACCATCAAGGCGCTGGTGGGGTTGCTGCGGCCCAGCCGGGGCCGGGCGCTGGTGAACGGGGTAGATGTCTGGAAAGACCCGGTACGGGCCAAAGCCCAGTTTGGCTACGTGCCCGACCGGCCCTACCTGTACGGCAAGCTGTCGGGCCTCGAGCTCTTGCGCTTTGCTGCCGGGGTATACCGTCTCCCCAAAGCCCAGGCCGAGGCCCGCATCGAGGAGCTACTGGTGCAGTTTCGCCTGGATCGTTTTGCTTCCTCGCTGATTGAAACCTATTCACACGGTATGCGGCAAAAGCTCTCGCTGGCCCTGAGCCTGCTGCACGCGCCGCAGGCGCTCATTCTGGACGAGCCGATGGTGGGGCTCGACCCCCACGCCACCCGGCTGGTCAAAGACCTGCTCCACGCCTATTCCAAGGACGGGCGGGCGGTGCTGTACGCCACCCACCAGCTCCACCTCGCCGAGCAGGTTGCCGACCGGGTAGCCCTGGTGCACCGGGGCCGTCTGCTGGCCTTGGGCTCCCCTAAAGAACTTTTGCATCAACACGGCTCTGCCGACCTCGAGGAGTTCTTCCTACGGCTCACCGAGGATGCCAACCAACCCGAGTCCGTGCTGGTCTAG
- a CDS encoding S41 family peptidase, whose protein sequence is MKRRAWLIAAGGILAALVYAQLSGGAVEAFNRNPNGQALIQTYQLIQNQYLSRLEADKLNRVLEGGIRGMLGALDDEFTSYSPPQRASLRNQDVQGEFFGIGATLAPNENGGGARVQGVIRGLPAFNAGIRAGDVIIEVNGEDMTKLDLNEIVAKIRGPQNTKVTVGVRRDGTNAVLRFEMIRQRVEIISVSKTILPGNVGYVALETFGNVRVIEQLNAALNEMKQRGVQKLVFDLRDNGGGLLDQGCQVARAFIREGPIVYTRTRSETRLYCEANGQVAWSGPMVVLINGNSASASEIVAGAMQDTGRAKVIGETSFGKGVGQNVIDLANGGDLTLVTFEWLTPKRRGINKQGIKPDIEVKDTRFEVPVAFEGTGAKPGENVTISIGGQTFTTRADDKGKFSFSQPRPAVNLPAERGQAEVDLNKDAILRRALEELR, encoded by the coding sequence ATGAAGCGCAGAGCCTGGTTAATCGCAGCGGGTGGCATTCTGGCTGCCCTGGTCTATGCCCAACTGTCGGGGGGAGCTGTCGAAGCCTTCAACCGCAACCCCAACGGACAAGCCCTGATACAAACCTATCAACTAATCCAAAATCAGTATTTGAGCCGCCTCGAGGCCGACAAGCTCAACCGGGTGCTGGAGGGCGGTATTCGGGGTATGCTCGGGGCCCTGGACGACGAGTTTACCAGCTACTCCCCGCCCCAGCGGGCCAGCCTGCGCAACCAGGATGTGCAGGGCGAGTTCTTTGGCATTGGGGCCACCCTGGCCCCCAACGAAAACGGCGGCGGCGCACGGGTTCAGGGCGTGATTCGTGGTCTGCCCGCCTTCAATGCCGGAATTCGCGCCGGCGATGTCATCATCGAGGTCAACGGCGAGGACATGACCAAGCTTGACCTCAACGAAATCGTCGCCAAGATTCGCGGTCCGCAAAACACCAAGGTTACCGTAGGTGTGCGCCGCGATGGTACCAACGCGGTTTTGCGCTTCGAGATGATCCGGCAACGGGTGGAAATCATCTCGGTTTCCAAGACCATACTGCCCGGAAACGTGGGCTATGTGGCCCTGGAAACCTTCGGCAATGTGCGGGTGATTGAGCAACTGAATGCCGCCCTGAACGAGATGAAGCAGCGGGGGGTACAAAAGCTGGTCTTCGACCTGCGCGACAACGGGGGCGGCCTGCTGGATCAGGGCTGCCAGGTCGCGCGGGCTTTCATCCGCGAAGGCCCCATCGTGTATACCCGTACCCGTAGCGAAACCCGGCTCTACTGCGAGGCCAACGGACAGGTCGCCTGGAGCGGCCCGATGGTGGTGCTCATCAACGGCAACTCGGCCTCGGCCTCGGAGATCGTAGCAGGGGCCATGCAGGACACCGGGCGGGCCAAGGTGATCGGTGAAACCTCCTTTGGCAAGGGCGTGGGACAGAACGTAATTGACCTGGCCAACGGCGGCGACCTGACCCTGGTGACCTTCGAGTGGCTCACCCCCAAACGGCGGGGCATCAACAAGCAGGGCATCAAGCCCGATATCGAGGTCAAAGACACCCGCTTTGAGGTACCGGTGGCTTTCGAGGGCACCGGAGCCAAGCCGGGCGAAAACGTGACCATCAGCATTGGCGGCCAGACCTTTACGACCAGGGCCGACGACAAGGGCAAGTTCAGCTTTAGCCAGCCCCGCCCTGCCGTGAACCTACCCGCCGAGCGCGGCCAGGCCGAGGTAGACCTGAATAAGGATGCCATCCTGCGCCGGGCGCTGGAAGAGCTCAGGTAG
- the ftsE gene encoding cell division ATP-binding protein FtsE, which translates to MIHFHRVTLEYPRTQTKALFDLNLEVKKGEFVFLVGHSGAGKSSLLNLILKRLEPSSGAVYFAGENLKALRGDRIALHRRRIGVVFQDHRLLKEMTVEENLLFTLRVLGVPKTEWDTRATRVLRQVGIVHKKRAYPEELSVGEAQRVAIARALVGDPQVLLADEPTGNLDPANALAVLEIFKSVHARGATVLMATHSRDLVEAYPQRVVVLKAGQLVRDEREGRYSLV; encoded by the coding sequence ATGATTCACTTCCACCGGGTGACGCTCGAGTACCCCCGCACCCAGACCAAAGCGCTGTTTGACCTGAACCTGGAAGTCAAAAAAGGCGAGTTTGTGTTTCTGGTAGGGCATTCAGGTGCGGGCAAGTCCAGCCTGCTCAACCTGATTCTGAAGCGCCTCGAGCCCAGCTCCGGGGCGGTGTACTTTGCCGGAGAAAACCTCAAGGCCCTGCGCGGCGACCGCATTGCCCTGCACCGCCGCCGGATCGGGGTGGTGTTTCAGGATCACCGCCTCCTGAAGGAAATGACCGTGGAGGAGAACCTGCTGTTCACCCTGCGGGTGCTGGGGGTGCCCAAAACCGAGTGGGACACCCGCGCCACCCGCGTGCTGCGCCAGGTGGGGATTGTTCACAAGAAGCGGGCCTACCCCGAAGAACTCTCGGTGGGGGAGGCCCAGCGGGTGGCCATTGCCCGGGCGCTGGTGGGTGATCCCCAGGTCTTGCTGGCCGATGAACCAACCGGCAACCTCGACCCGGCCAATGCCCTGGCGGTGCTGGAAATTTTCAAATCGGTGCACGCCCGGGGGGCCACCGTGCTGATGGCTACCCATTCTCGCGACCTGGTGGAAGCCTATCCCCAGCGGGTGGTGGTGCTCAAGGCCGGGCAGTTGGTGCGCGACGAGCGGGAGGGCAGGTATAGCCTGGTGTAG
- the hpf gene encoding ribosome hibernation-promoting factor, HPF/YfiA family: MNVYKLVGRQIEITEALKNYLDKKMARLDRHFEDNAEARVVLSLAQGPRVERKAKAEIQVNVPGGMVRVEESDPDMYAAIDRSIDRLEYQLKRYKERHFQRTRQPLPEPVMMGAGQAELEEEATPRIVRTKRFNMKPMTPEDAAFEMEALGHDFFVFRNSETEQINVIYRRRDGNYGLIEPTA, encoded by the coding sequence ATGAACGTCTACAAGCTGGTGGGTCGTCAAATCGAGATTACCGAGGCCCTCAAGAACTACCTGGACAAAAAAATGGCCCGGCTGGATCGTCACTTCGAAGACAATGCCGAAGCTCGAGTGGTGCTCTCGCTGGCCCAGGGGCCGCGGGTCGAGCGCAAGGCCAAGGCCGAGATTCAGGTCAATGTGCCGGGGGGGATGGTGCGGGTAGAGGAGTCCGACCCCGACATGTATGCGGCCATAGACCGCTCGATTGACCGCCTCGAGTACCAGCTCAAGCGCTACAAGGAACGTCACTTCCAGCGGACACGCCAGCCGCTTCCTGAGCCCGTCATGATGGGAGCAGGACAGGCTGAGCTCGAGGAAGAAGCCACACCGCGCATTGTTCGTACCAAGCGCTTCAACATGAAACCCATGACCCCCGAGGATGCCGCCTTTGAGATGGAGGCCCTGGGCCACGATTTCTTCGTGTTCCGCAACTCCGAGACCGAGCAGATTAACGTGATTTACCGCCGTCGCGACGGCAATTATGGTCTTATTGAACCTACCGCATAA
- a CDS encoding glycosyltransferase, whose translation MSEVWLVGLVLSILLVYALFFRDELIFDVAYLLRFRSLKKQTLTPEELEADRPQRLAVLLPTEQDAQRIGPMLRASLGYTSYSPLHLDFFVGIYPNDPKTLEAVEALSQEFVNVHVVVYDRPGPLPKGHLLNCMYGYLERFERNNRIRFEAVALHSADDVIHPYTFKLYSTLLRKYPAVQLPVLSLPSQSPFWKRWLEVSYAADLAEQQLRHLPLREHLGVFIPNASTGFALRRELLPEMASDGHVFSEQPDATDFDPALRLWRIGQPVHFHLQPIWRLDDHGETHREMIAVQQSFGPHNAIGRNKTPWTYGLGRQLLGLLLGQTPFKEARPPQPSKYAPTLLNLAHLLGFPTFVYALLAQFFGWPAAHHPVVGGMLALIGAILLIRWAMRYTAVHSLYGSQVARQASWLPPGFPLRWILLGLLNKISSRTTSAYMSEAHIEAHRLRLGDLLLFYNDISAKQLARAMQMQNYGIYRPRLGEILVAENFISEQTLRKRLAELRWTKMAATVAKQTQALSNPTYYPRTLHRPKSGQVNQEKNPTVLTDTMF comes from the coding sequence ATGAGTGAAGTGTGGCTTGTTGGATTGGTGCTGAGCATACTGCTGGTATATGCGCTTTTTTTTCGGGACGAACTGATTTTCGATGTGGCCTATCTTCTACGCTTCCGCAGCCTGAAAAAACAGACCCTGACCCCCGAAGAACTCGAGGCCGACCGGCCCCAGCGCCTGGCGGTTTTGCTGCCCACCGAGCAGGATGCTCAGCGCATCGGCCCGATGCTCCGGGCCTCCCTGGGCTACACCAGCTACTCCCCCTTGCACCTCGACTTTTTCGTGGGCATCTACCCCAATGATCCCAAAACCCTGGAGGCTGTAGAGGCGCTTTCCCAGGAGTTCGTCAACGTGCACGTGGTGGTTTACGACCGCCCTGGCCCCCTGCCCAAGGGGCATTTGCTTAACTGCATGTACGGCTATCTCGAGCGCTTCGAACGCAACAACCGGATACGCTTCGAGGCCGTGGCCCTACATAGTGCAGACGATGTAATCCATCCCTACACTTTCAAGCTCTACAGCACCCTGCTGCGTAAATATCCCGCCGTGCAGTTGCCGGTGCTCTCGCTGCCATCGCAGAGCCCTTTTTGGAAACGTTGGCTGGAAGTAAGCTATGCTGCCGATTTGGCCGAACAGCAGCTTCGTCACCTGCCGCTGCGGGAACACCTGGGGGTTTTTATACCCAACGCATCCACCGGGTTTGCCTTGCGTCGCGAACTTTTACCCGAGATGGCCAGCGATGGTCACGTCTTTAGCGAACAGCCGGACGCAACCGATTTCGACCCCGCCCTGCGGCTGTGGCGCATCGGCCAGCCGGTTCACTTTCACCTGCAACCCATCTGGCGCCTGGACGACCACGGTGAAACACACCGTGAAATGATTGCGGTGCAGCAGTCCTTTGGCCCCCATAATGCCATCGGCAGGAACAAAACGCCCTGGACATATGGCCTGGGTAGGCAACTGCTCGGTCTGCTACTGGGACAAACCCCATTCAAAGAGGCCCGACCTCCCCAGCCCAGCAAGTACGCCCCCACCCTGCTCAACCTGGCCCATCTGTTGGGTTTTCCCACCTTTGTTTACGCCCTTCTGGCCCAATTCTTTGGCTGGCCTGCAGCCCATCATCCAGTGGTGGGTGGGATGCTGGCCCTCATTGGTGCAATTTTGCTGATTCGCTGGGCCATGCGCTACACGGCAGTACACTCCCTCTATGGCTCTCAGGTAGCACGCCAGGCTTCTTGGTTGCCGCCTGGTTTTCCCCTGCGCTGGATTTTATTGGGTTTGCTGAACAAAATATCGTCCAGGACAACATCCGCCTACATGAGCGAAGCCCACATCGAGGCCCACCGGCTGCGCCTGGGCGACTTATTGCTCTTCTACAACGACATCTCCGCAAAACAGCTCGCACGGGCCATGCAAATGCAGAACTATGGCATTTATCGCCCTCGGCTGGGGGAAATTCTGGTGGCCGAAAATTTCATCAGCGAGCAGACCTTGCGAAAGCGACTGGCTGAGTTGCGCTGGACCAAAATGGCGGCCACCGTTGCCAAGCAGACCCAAGCCCTGAGCAACCCCACCTACTACCCCCGCACCCTGCACCGCCCTAAATCCGGGCAGGTGAACCAGGAAAAAAACCCCACCGTCCTCACCGATACCATGTTCTAA
- the argJ gene encoding bifunctional glutamate N-acetyltransferase/amino-acid acetyltransferase ArgJ, whose amino-acid sequence MRLPIGFRAGATQAGIKPSGKPDLALLVSGTPCNWAFVGTLNKAAAPCVIRGRELLARGQPLQAVVVNAGNANCATGPQGFWADRQMAELAAAQLHIAPEAVLTASTGVIGQPLPVEKIEAGLPNIHLGQDIDPFMEAILTTDLVPKMAEATLKSGARVVGVCKGSGMIAPNMATMLAYIVSDAEVSQAELRRGWQGVVDRSFNQVTVDTDTSTNDMAVLMTNGAAGPVDLGEFWQAVEQVCVELARKLARDGEGATKLLTVKVTGASSDAEARKAALSVAASPLWKSAVYGNDPNWGRVMMALGKAGVALEPDKVRIVLQGIPLYAGRVLDFDRAAASQAMQADEVLVEADLGLGEGQGMAWGCDLTEGYVRINALYTT is encoded by the coding sequence ATGCGACTTCCCATTGGTTTTCGTGCGGGTGCCACCCAGGCTGGAATCAAACCCTCGGGCAAGCCCGACCTGGCCCTCTTGGTCTCGGGGACTCCGTGCAACTGGGCCTTTGTCGGAACCCTGAACAAGGCTGCCGCTCCTTGTGTAATTCGGGGCCGAGAACTGCTGGCGAGGGGTCAGCCGCTACAAGCTGTGGTGGTCAATGCGGGTAATGCCAACTGCGCTACCGGCCCGCAGGGTTTCTGGGCCGACCGGCAGATGGCCGAACTGGCCGCAGCCCAGCTGCATATCGCCCCCGAAGCTGTCCTGACCGCTTCCACGGGGGTCATCGGGCAGCCCTTGCCGGTGGAGAAAATTGAAGCAGGTCTACCCAATATTCATTTGGGCCAGGACATTGACCCCTTCATGGAAGCCATCCTGACCACCGACCTGGTGCCCAAGATGGCCGAGGCCACCTTGAAGAGCGGAGCCCGGGTGGTGGGGGTGTGCAAGGGCAGCGGCATGATTGCCCCCAACATGGCTACTATGCTGGCCTACATCGTCTCCGATGCCGAGGTTTCCCAAGCAGAGCTGCGCCGGGGCTGGCAGGGGGTGGTGGACAGAAGCTTCAACCAGGTCACGGTGGACACCGATACCTCTACCAACGATATGGCCGTTTTGATGACCAACGGCGCGGCGGGGCCGGTGGATCTGGGTGAGTTCTGGCAGGCCGTTGAACAAGTCTGTGTTGAGCTGGCCCGCAAGCTGGCCCGCGACGGCGAAGGGGCTACCAAGCTGCTCACAGTGAAAGTAACCGGGGCCTCTAGCGACGCGGAAGCCCGCAAAGCTGCGCTCTCGGTAGCGGCCAGTCCCCTGTGGAAAAGCGCTGTCTACGGCAACGATCCCAACTGGGGCCGCGTCATGATGGCGCTGGGGAAAGCGGGGGTGGCGCTCGAGCCAGACAAGGTTCGGATTGTCCTGCAAGGCATCCCCCTCTATGCCGGGCGGGTGCTGGATTTTGACCGTGCTGCAGCCAGCCAGGCTATGCAAGCCGACGAGGTGCTGGTAGAGGCCGACCTGGGTCTGGGTGAGGGGCAAGGAATGGCCTGGGGATGCGACCTTACCGAGGGCTATGTGCGAATTAATGCGCTTTATACCACCTAA
- a CDS encoding metal ABC transporter permease, whose amino-acid sequence MNADLVIIVTAILVSTAAALVGTFLVLRRMALLSDAISHAVLPGIVLAYWLSGGERATLPALLGAAAAGLVTVSLVEWLTRSGKVKNDAAIGIVFPALFSLGVLAVSLYFRHVHLDLDAVLYGEIAYTPFNTLTLWGREIPESWLVMGSLTLLNLLFVLLFYKELKLSTFDAGLAAALGFAPGVLHYALMTLVSFTSVGAFQSVGAILIVAFLIIPPATAYLLTQRLPVMIGLAVGVGVVSSLAGYGLAIWLDASIAGMMATVAGICFALAFLFSPLGGYLTTRLRRERERLEVAARLLVAHLAHHDQPVPEQEVLAEFGWNPAFLRQARNKALREGWLEVLRDGLRPTPGGLALNKTRFAQDL is encoded by the coding sequence ATGAACGCCGACCTGGTCATCATCGTCACGGCCATCCTGGTCTCCACCGCCGCAGCCCTGGTAGGCACCTTTCTGGTGCTGCGTCGCATGGCCCTCCTGTCCGATGCCATCTCCCATGCGGTTCTGCCGGGGATTGTGCTGGCCTACTGGCTCTCGGGAGGCGAGCGGGCCACCCTGCCCGCCTTGTTGGGGGCCGCCGCAGCGGGACTCGTCACCGTAAGTCTAGTGGAGTGGCTCACCCGCAGCGGCAAGGTTAAGAACGACGCTGCCATCGGCATCGTATTCCCAGCCCTGTTTAGCCTGGGGGTACTGGCGGTATCGCTTTATTTTCGCCATGTGCACCTGGACTTAGACGCGGTGCTCTATGGTGAAATTGCCTATACACCCTTCAATACCCTGACCCTGTGGGGCCGTGAAATTCCCGAGTCGTGGCTGGTGATGGGTTCGCTGACCCTGCTCAACCTGCTCTTCGTGCTGCTGTTTTACAAAGAACTCAAGCTCTCCACCTTCGATGCAGGCCTGGCCGCTGCCCTGGGCTTTGCACCGGGCGTATTGCACTATGCCCTGATGACCCTGGTCTCCTTTACCTCGGTGGGGGCCTTCCAGTCGGTAGGGGCCATCTTGATTGTGGCGTTCCTGATTATTCCTCCCGCCACGGCTTACCTGCTCACCCAGCGCCTGCCGGTGATGATCGGCCTGGCCGTGGGGGTGGGTGTGGTGTCCAGCCTGGCGGGCTACGGGCTGGCCATCTGGCTCGATGCCTCGATTGCCGGCATGATGGCCACGGTAGCCGGAATCTGCTTTGCCCTGGCTTTCCTTTTTTCACCCCTGGGGGGCTATCTGACCACCCGGCTGCGCCGCGAACGAGAGCGCCTCGAGGTCGCGGCCCGTCTTTTGGTCGCCCACCTGGCCCACCACGACCAACCGGTCCCCGAGCAGGAAGTGCTGGCGGAGTTTGGTTGGAACCCCGCCTTCCTGCGCCAGGCCAGGAATAAAGCCCTGCGGGAGGGCTGGCTCGAGGTCTTGAGAGACGGCTTGCGTCCCACCCCTGGCGGGCTTGCCCTCAACAAAACCCGTTTTGCACAGGATTTGTAA